From Pyrenophora tritici-repentis strain M4 chromosome 1, whole genome shotgun sequence, the proteins below share one genomic window:
- a CDS encoding Med15 multi-domain protein, which produces MADNQSEISSADSAEAQNQLQNEQSEHLSDSPWAKFTAEQLMENCPYTVALKVINTALWGVPAPADANETHATTWVAKAIHDYNVSMAWDDDLFIDYKWDFEGWTKELFSKVERGTLRSLKSVLRHRGVYTGNNHARVADSLYNILGIENTLEWEPAEFRAMKFDQQSEAYQRQQSNKRQQDTQHTVYPAVQQPPQVQQPPQLQQPPQLQQPPQVPQPSQLQRPSQGEQQEQYRVRQGVQSRSQTIEPQQPLHMSGTLEGPQHRQLWEQAAQPQQGRAQLQTRPPATAYREVTPFPQQPTNRVPNRPPELPYDPYKTLPPRWSRNDRLDANTITQFSKLWDNSNKYTGNAYDLLDDKIKIFFSICWQVDIQEEQFHAVFPRILTGRAETFYIQVVERDDSFADAYMAIKNHFDHDVHHQHYYTDWTTTTFARTRTENPDKGLHEVLQILLDKLQLCQRALGKNFEGEDALRTTVINACRGVPELEMALFKPATICEGLFSDLRSAVETHLARQHTAQMVTEDQYYLDRRYNGNRRIRGGSRGGGGFRGGSRGAYRGGEQRDDNGRGFKPRWRKKCFVCQKEGCWSTNHTDEERKAARTQFFSTLYFTGTQPPKDFSQFFTEQCLADQAFLHHISGDDVYRQDAPSAPASQFLLEDRYTRSVYQGILPDTGAANVSTVGKEQYLALTREDPTVRMDTSTAGKASIKFGKGEATSSIGTAQVSTDIGTINFEVLDAPTPFLLCLADMDRLKVYFNNTTDELVQGDVHIPLRRLHRRFGHPAVTRLVKLLKDAGHNDFEERTLEEVTKFCHHCQLHSSAPRRFKFTLKDDHHFNYEILVDVMYLSNKPVLHVVDSSTAFQGARFLSAISAKETWQALRILWIDTYQGPPDIITHDAGTNFASTEFRAEAKIMGVTCKQVPTEAHWSIGKTERYHAPLRRAWDILYAELTDTMSDDAILQMAVKAVNDTAGPDGLVPTLLVFGAYPRMTAESPPSPSMVKRSEAIQKATKALRKITAEHQVADALNTRNGPATADMLALPLQSEVLVWRESDGWNGPYKIASTDGHNVTVDMVNGPTTFRSTVVKPYYRPDHLWSDPDAPHAPNEPHEPVAVPPAVQPRRRGRPPGSKNKRKAHAYITKKEQDDLELAIKLRNDGVITTSGAPFEASDDQEISDLVGRGVFKFEQYDERLHSKIRIFKSRLVREVKGKTTKPYEKSRLVIQGYQDHGKETILTQSPTIQRCSQRLIMSLAPEMVQRGMNIELRDITQAYPQAQTTLKRTILAHLPTELVHRYPEGTLLHVIKPLYGIAEAGVHWWTTYHGHHCKELDMATSTYDPCLLITNRDDAGIFGIVGMQTDDTLMLGTPAFSSREEKKIQKAEFRSKPKARLTPEVQLDFNGCTLTMDASRVLTLRQKGQGGRIRLVDIRAPDRAQQYTEQRARGAYIASTCQPEASFDLSVAAQAQQPSDEDIKALNKRLKWQMENLDRGLRYVTVNLMEAKLMVFVDGSFANNKDLSSQLGFVLMLVNESIDVNTFTIQGNVIHYSSTKCKRITRSVLASEIYGMVNGFDIGIAVATTLRIVTERLRLPAIPLVICTDSYSLYECLVKLGTTKEKRLMIDIMALRQSYERREITEIRWINGEDNPADAFTKASPNRALERFIDGNKLTVRVEGWVQRPTSFDG; this is translated from the exons ATGGCGGATAACCAAAGCGAAATAAGCTCTGCAGACTCTGCTGAAGCTCAGAATCAACTACAGAATGAGCAATCAGAACACCTCTCAGACTCACCATGGGCCAAATTTACCGCGGAACAACTTATGGAAAactgtccatacacagttgcactcaaggtcatcaatacagctctctggggtgtacccgcacCGGCGGACGCAAATGAGACACACGCAACAACGTGGGTCGCTAAagctatccacgactacaatgtgtcaatggcctgggacgatgacctcttcattgactacaaatgggactttgaaggatggacgaAGGAGCTATTTAGCAAGGTTGAGCGTGGTACACTAAGGTCTCTTAAGAGTGTGCTACGACACCGGGgagtatacactggcaacaATCACGCCAGGGTGGCGGACTCTCTCTACAACATTCTAGGTATAGAGAATACTCTTGAATGGGAACCAGCagagtttcgagccatgaaATTCGACCAACAGTCCGAAGCGTACCAGCGCCAGCAGAGCAATAAACGCCAACAGGACACTCAGCACACAGTCTATCcagctgtacaacaaccaccgcaagtacaacaaccgccgcaattacaacaaccgccgcaattacaacagcCACCGCAAGTACCACAGCCGTCGCAATTACAACGACCGTCGCAGGGCGAGCAACAagagcagtatagagtgagacaaggcgtccAGAGCCGTTCCCAAACAATAGAGCCACAACAGCCGCTACACATGAGCGGTACGCTAGAAGGGCCTCAGCATCGACAACTGTGGGAGCAGGCCGCGCAGCCGCAACAAGGGCGTGCGCAACTACAGACACGGCCGCCAGCGACTGCATATCGCGAAGTCACGCCATTTCCGCAACAGCCAACGAACCGCGTCCCTAACAGACCACCCGAACTACCATAcgacccgtacaagacgctaccgccgcgatggtccCGCAACGATCGACTCGACGCTaatacgatcacgcagttctctaagctatgggacaatagcaacaagtatacagggaatgcgtacgatctcctagacgataagatcaagatcttcttcagcatctgctggcaggtagatatccaagaagagcagtttcacgcagtgtttccccgtatccttaccggacgtgcagagacattctacatacaggttgtagagagagatgacagctttgctgatgcgtacatggcaatcaaaaaccacttcgaccatgacgtccatcaccagcactactacacagactggacgactacaaccttcgctcgcacccgcacagagaaccccgacaagggactacacgaggttctgcagatcctgcttgacaagctgcagctatgccagcgtgcccttggcaagaactttgagggcgaggatgccctacgtaccactgtcatcaatgcctgccgaggagtaccagagcttgagatggcactgttcaaaccagccacaatctgtgaaggactcttctcagaCCTACGTTCTGCAGTTGAGACACACCTTGCACGGCAACACACTGCCCAGATGGTCACAGAGGACCAATATTACTTAGAtcgccgatacaacggcaatAGAAGAATCCGAGGTggatctcgaggtggaggaggattcagaggcggatccagaggagcatatcgaggaggcgagcagcgcgacgacaacggacgaggattcaagccacgctggaggaagaaatgctttgtttgccagaaggaaggatgctggtctaccaaccacacagacgaagagcgcaaggctgcccgtacacagttcttctctacgctatactttacaggtACACAGCCCcccaaggacttctcc CAGTTTTTCacggagcaatgccttgcagatcaggcgttcttgcaccacatctctggcgacgacgtataccgccaagacgcgccatcagcgccagcgtcACAGTTCCTGCTTGAAGACCGCTACACAAGATCTGTGTACCAAGGGATCCTAccggatacaggcgctgccaaCGTATCCACAGTTGGCAAGGAGCAGTACCTTGCACTCACAAGGGAAGATCCTACAGTTAGGATGGATACGTCTACAGCAGGAAAGGCATCTATCAAATTCGGCAAGGGCGAGGCTACATCATCTATTGGCACTGCACAGGTCTCTACAGACATTGGGACGATCAACTTTGAGGTGCTTGACGcacctacaccattcttattgtgccttgcagacatggacagGTTAAAGGTCTACTTTAACAACACCACAGATGAGCTAGTCCAGGGTGACGTACACATCCCT TtgcgacggctccatcgacgatttggacacccagctgtcaCGCGACTTGTTAAGCTCTTAAAGGatgctggccataacgacttcgaagaaagaaccctagaagaagtcactaagttctgccaccactgccagctccacagctccgcaccgcgccgattcaaattcactctcaaggatgatcaccacttcaactatgagatcctggtggatgtgatgtacctgagcaacaaacctgtactgcatgtggtcgattcctcaacagcgtttcaaggcgcgaggttccttagcgctatctcagctaaagaaacatggcaagcactgcggatactatggatcgacacgtATCAAGGACCACCAGACATTATCACGCATGACGCAGGCACTAACTTTGCAAGCACAGAGttccgcgcagaagcaaagatcatgggagtcacatgcaagcaagtacctacggaggcgcactggtctatcggcaaaactgagaggtaccatgcacctctacgccgcgcatgggacatactctatgcagaactcactgacactatgtccgacgacgcgattctccagatggctgtgaaggctgtcaacgatactgctggcCCCGATGGACTAGTCCCGACGCTACTGGTCTTTGGAgcgtacccacgaatgactgcaGAGTCACCGCCATCCCCGTCAATGGTCAagcgcagcgaggctattcaaaaggcgacgaaagccctaCGCAAGATCACGGCAGAGCaccaagttgcagacgccttgaacacccgcaatggaccagccactgcagacatgctcgcgctcccactccagagcgaagtcttagtatggagagagagtgatggctggaatggcccgtacaagatcgccagtacagATGGCCACAACGTCACTGTTGACATGGTCAATGGTCCAACGACATTCAGATCCACTGTCgtcaagccatactacagaccgGACCACCTTTGGAGCGACCccgatgcgccacacgcgccgaatgagccgcatgagccggtagcagtaccaccggcagtgcaaccacgcaggagaggccgccctccagggtcaaagaacaagcggaaggcgcacgcgtacatcaccaagaaggagcaggacgatcttgagctagctatcaagctacgaAACGATGGAGTGATCACAACCTCAGGCGCCCCCTTTGAagcgtctgatgaccaagagatcagcgacctcgtaggtcgtggagtctttaaatttgagcaatacgacgagaggctacacagcaagatccggatcttcaagtcacgcctagtacgtgaggtcaagggaaagacaaccaagccctatgagaaatcccgcctagttatccaaggctaccaggaCCACGGCAAGGAGACTATTCTGACGCAATCTCCAACCATACAGcgatgtagccagcgcctgattatgtcgctggcgcccgaGATGGTACAACGCGGAATGAACATCGAGCTCCGTGACATTACGCAGGCGTATCCCCAGGCGCAGACAAccctgaagaggacgatactcgcacatcttcctactgagctagtccatcgatatccagaaggcacgctactccatgtgatcaagccgctgtatggaatcgctgaggcaggagtccactggtggacaacgtatcacggacaccattgcaaggaactggacatggcaacatcgacgtacgacccatgcctaTTGATCACGAACAGAGACGACGCAggcatcttcggcatcgttggcatgcagacagacgacactCTCATGCTCGGGACACCAGCGTTCTCGTCAcgtgaagagaagaagatccagaaggcagagTTCAGGTCAAAGCCAAAAGCAAGGCTGACACCAGAAGTGCAGTTAGACTTCaatggatgtacactcacgatggacgccagcagagtcttgacccttaggcagaaaggacaaggaggaaggatcaggcTTGTGGATATcagggcacccgaccgcgcgcaacagtacaccgagcagcgcgcccgcggagcgtacatcgcatcaacatgccaaccagaggcgtCATTTGACCTGTCCGTCGCTGCTCAAGctcagcaaccatcagacgaggacatcaaggcactcaacaaacgcctgaaatggcagatggagaatctcGATCGTGGCCTGCGCTACGTCACTGTCAATCTTATGGAGGCCAAGTTGATGGTCTTTGTGGatggctcctttgccaacaacaaggacctcagctcacagctaggctttgtccttatgctcgtcaacgagtctattgacgtcaacaccttcacaatacagggcaacgtgatccactacagctctacaaaatgcaagcgcatcacacggagcgtactggcctcagagatctacggcatggtcaacggctttgacataggcattgcagttgcaaccacgctgaggatagttacagaacgacttagactacctgcaattcccttggttatctgtacagactcgtactccttgtacgagtgcctagtaaagcttgggacgacgaaggaaaagcgtctcatgatcgacatcatggcgctgcgccaatcatatgagcgtcgcgagatcacggagatccgctggatcaatggtgaagacaatcctgcagacgccttcaccaaggcatcgccaaaccgcgctcttgaacgctttattgacggcaataagctgacagtccgagtagagggatgggtgcagaggccgacaagctttgatggttga
- a CDS encoding HrpB7 domain containing protein, producing the protein MARLEQQEAEADAAESAALDALMAARAKKDRLRKQRKQLKRREQEWVDESGRFVEDIEALEAVEALNREVAHLEDGLMPGTLALDWGVFMPTFSGDDSEFAGLDYGGTAQVAGGSS; encoded by the coding sequence ATGGCGCGTCTTGAACAACAAGAGGCCGAAGCGGATGCTGCAGAGTCTGCGGCATTGGATGCTTTGATGGCTGCGCGTGCGAAGAAGGATCGTCTTCGCAAGCAGCGTAAGCAGTTAAAGCGTCGTGAGCAAGAATGGGTTGATGAGTCGGGAAGGTTTGTTGAGGATATCGAGGCGTTGGAAGCGGTTGAGGCGTTGAATCGAGAGGTAGCGCATCTGGAAGACGGTCTTATGCCTGGTACTTTGGCATTGGATTGGGGCGTCTTCATGCCTACTTTCTCTGGGGATGATTCCGAGTTCGCCGGTCTTGATTACGGTGGTACTGCGCAAGTAGCTGGCGGCAGTTCGTAA